One genomic window of Microbacterium sp. BH-3-3-3 includes the following:
- a CDS encoding DUF4129 domain-containing protein, whose product MTAAALATAAAAVFPLLPDPDQAREWAERELEDPSYQASEPTFIDRVAQAVASFIGDLLRPSGNADWGPSALIVLAVLLAVGIIVALLIWGRPRRLVRAQPAARALFDDDDGRSADELRREADEAAARGAWDAAIVLRFRAVARGLSERGLVDPPPGATARAFGRAAGVALPALAAAMDTAAASFDDVRYLRRPGTADGYRAIADLDEAAVRARAVTDSAVTDRAAAPS is encoded by the coding sequence ATGACGGCCGCCGCTCTCGCGACCGCCGCCGCCGCGGTGTTCCCGCTCCTCCCCGACCCCGACCAGGCGCGGGAGTGGGCGGAGCGCGAGCTCGAAGACCCGTCGTACCAGGCGTCCGAGCCGACCTTCATCGACCGCGTGGCGCAGGCCGTCGCCTCGTTCATCGGCGACCTGCTGCGGCCGTCCGGCAACGCCGACTGGGGGCCCTCGGCCCTCATCGTGCTGGCCGTGCTCTTGGCCGTCGGCATCATCGTCGCTCTGCTCATCTGGGGGCGCCCGCGCCGTCTCGTACGCGCGCAGCCGGCGGCGCGCGCGCTCTTCGACGACGACGACGGGCGATCGGCCGACGAACTGCGGCGCGAGGCCGATGAAGCCGCCGCCCGCGGGGCATGGGACGCCGCGATCGTGCTGCGCTTCCGCGCCGTCGCGCGGGGTCTGTCGGAGCGCGGCCTCGTCGACCCGCCGCCGGGGGCGACGGCGCGCGCCTTCGGCCGTGCCGCGGGGGTCGCCCTGCCCGCACTCGCCGCCGCGATGGACACCGCCGCCGCGAGCTTCGACGACGTGCGCTATCTGCGCCGCCCCGGAACCGCCGACGGGTATCGCGCGATCGCCGATCTCGACGAGGCCGCCGTCCGAGCCCGCGCCGTCACCGACAGCGCCGTCACCGACCGCGCGGCGGCCCCCTCATGA
- a CDS encoding DUF4350 domain-containing protein: protein MSAPSGVASPASASRSAHPRRRAALGWIALVVALLLVALVGGSLVYGGYQQRAVLDPESAGPDGTRAVVRILEQQGVRVTVARDRQAAERALGGGDATLVLRDAPMLSDGALSDLAERARHTVLVEPRSRALGVLLNGSSLGGFADDATTGPACDVPAARGAGDARVGEMLVPGDGVQGCYPVGDEYALLTDERGGRTVTALDGLSVLTNSTLTADGNAALAIGVLGQTDALVWYVPSPSDADQGTTAPTLADLTPPWVTPAILLLLASALTAAVWRGRRFGPLVTERLPVTVRANETTEGRARLYAASADAGHALDELRRASRARLGRLLGLAARTSPVDTSDAVAERLGADRGLVRGILVDDSPRTDRELVAAADRLRDLEASVRAAVRTEGTTR from the coding sequence ATGAGCGCCCCCTCGGGTGTCGCGAGTCCCGCATCGGCCTCGCGCTCCGCGCACCCCCGCCGACGCGCCGCGCTCGGCTGGATCGCGTTGGTGGTGGCCCTGCTGCTCGTCGCGCTCGTCGGCGGCTCCCTCGTGTACGGCGGCTACCAGCAGCGCGCGGTGCTCGACCCCGAGTCGGCCGGCCCCGACGGCACCCGAGCGGTGGTGCGCATCCTCGAGCAGCAGGGCGTCCGCGTCACCGTCGCCCGCGACCGTCAGGCCGCCGAACGCGCGCTCGGCGGAGGCGACGCCACGCTCGTGCTGCGCGACGCCCCGATGCTCTCCGACGGCGCACTGAGCGACCTCGCGGAACGGGCACGGCACACCGTGCTCGTCGAACCGCGCTCGCGGGCGCTGGGCGTGCTGCTGAACGGCTCGTCGCTGGGCGGTTTCGCCGACGACGCGACGACGGGCCCGGCGTGCGACGTGCCCGCGGCGCGGGGCGCCGGAGACGCCCGCGTGGGCGAAATGCTCGTGCCGGGCGACGGCGTGCAGGGCTGCTACCCCGTCGGCGACGAATACGCCCTGCTGACCGACGAGCGGGGCGGACGCACGGTGACCGCCCTCGACGGTCTGTCGGTGCTCACCAACTCCACCCTCACGGCCGACGGCAACGCCGCGCTGGCGATCGGCGTGCTCGGACAGACCGACGCTCTCGTCTGGTACGTGCCCTCGCCCTCCGACGCCGACCAGGGCACCACCGCCCCGACCCTCGCCGACCTGACACCCCCCTGGGTGACGCCGGCGATCCTTCTGCTGCTCGCCTCCGCGCTCACCGCCGCCGTCTGGCGGGGCCGTCGGTTCGGCCCGCTCGTCACCGAGCGCCTCCCCGTCACGGTGCGGGCGAACGAGACCACCGAGGGCCGCGCGCGGCTGTACGCCGCCTCGGCCGACGCGGGGCACGCGCTCGACGAGCTACGGCGCGCGAGCCGCGCCCGGCTCGGTCGGCTGCTGGGCCTCGCGGCGCGCACCTCCCCCGTCGACACCTCCGATGCCGTCGCCGAACGCCTGGGCGCCGACCGTGGCCTGGTCCGCGGCATCCTCGTCGACGACTCACCCCGTACCGACCGTGAACTCGTCGCGGCCGCCGACCGACTCCGCGATCTCGAGGCGAGCGTGCGCGCCGCCGTCCGAACCGAAGGGACCACCCGATGA
- a CDS encoding MoxR family ATPase produces MTDSPENSAAPHTTTASADDHTALREAMHQVRLEVGKAVVGQDGTVTGLLIALLSRGHVLLEGVPGVAKTLLVRSFSRALGLDTRRVQFTPDLMPGDVTGSLVYDARAGEFEFRAGPVFTHVLLADEINRTPPKTQAALLEAMEERQVSSDGVSRALPDPFLVAATQNPIEHEGTYTLPEAQLDRFLLKLVVDLPGRDAEVDVLRRHAGGFDPRHLDEAGVTPAVTASQILAAQRAAASVAVDDDLLGYVVDLARATRQSPSVLLGVSPRASTGLLAAAKAWAWLGGYPAITPDHVQTMLVPVWRHRIRLRPEAEIEGVSVDAILTSVLQQTRVPI; encoded by the coding sequence ATGACCGACAGCCCCGAGAACTCCGCAGCTCCCCACACCACGACCGCGAGCGCCGACGACCACACGGCCCTCCGCGAGGCCATGCACCAGGTGCGCCTCGAAGTCGGCAAGGCCGTCGTCGGCCAGGACGGCACCGTGACGGGGCTGCTGATCGCCCTGCTCTCGCGGGGACACGTGCTGCTCGAGGGCGTTCCGGGCGTCGCCAAGACGCTGCTGGTGCGCTCCTTCAGCCGCGCGCTCGGTCTCGACACCCGCCGCGTGCAGTTCACCCCCGATCTCATGCCCGGAGATGTGACGGGTTCGCTGGTCTACGACGCGCGGGCCGGGGAGTTCGAGTTCCGCGCGGGCCCGGTGTTCACGCACGTGCTGCTCGCCGACGAGATCAACCGCACGCCCCCCAAGACGCAGGCGGCGCTGCTCGAAGCCATGGAAGAACGTCAGGTGTCGTCCGATGGGGTGAGCCGTGCGCTTCCCGACCCGTTCCTCGTCGCCGCCACGCAGAACCCCATCGAGCACGAGGGCACCTACACTCTGCCCGAGGCCCAGCTCGACCGCTTCCTGCTCAAGCTCGTCGTCGACCTTCCGGGTCGCGACGCCGAGGTCGACGTGCTCCGCCGCCACGCGGGCGGATTCGACCCTCGGCACCTCGACGAGGCCGGGGTGACGCCGGCGGTCACCGCGTCGCAGATCCTGGCGGCACAGCGCGCCGCGGCATCCGTGGCCGTCGACGACGACCTGCTCGGCTACGTGGTCGACCTCGCGCGCGCCACGCGTCAGAGCCCGTCGGTGCTGCTGGGTGTGAGCCCGCGCGCCAGCACGGGACTGCTCGCCGCCGCGAAGGCGTGGGCCTGGCTCGGCGGTTACCCGGCGATCACGCCCGACCACGTGCAGACCATGCTCGTGCCCGTCTGGCGTCACCGCATCCGCCTGCGGCCCGAGGCCGAGATCGAGGGCGTCTCGGTCGACGCGATCCTCACGTCGGTCCTGCAGCAGACGCGCGTCCCCATCTGA
- a CDS encoding DUF58 domain-containing protein, translating into MFVSGRLALLVSLGVGPLVLLSTAGAPAWAVAGGWVALCVVLAAIDIALAADPRRVEITRTLPERALRDEPVTGELRVRNLGTRLLRAVVRDAWQPTAGAPDERQRFTVPPGERRGAALSLLPRRRGELRSAFVTVRAAGPLGLAGRQAVVDAPGRLRVLPPFTSRRHLPSRLARLRELDGNTSLQVRGQGTEFDSLREYVRGDDVRSIDWRATARAGTTMLRTWRPERDRHVVIVIDTGRTAAARVGDGVRLDAAMEAALLLSVLATRAGDHVHLLLFDRVTRARVTRTDGAQLLPALVEAMAPVDPQLIDTDWDAAFAQVRGLSVRPALVVLLTAADDPEAARAFLASLPAVAARSRLLVATATDGPGDAPAHRDAADVYAAAAIERARHDADRVRAAVVRAGGDAVSASADDLPPLVADRYLALKAAGRL; encoded by the coding sequence ATGTTCGTTTCCGGCCGTCTCGCCCTGCTCGTCTCCCTCGGCGTCGGGCCCCTCGTGCTGCTCAGCACCGCGGGGGCTCCGGCGTGGGCGGTCGCGGGCGGATGGGTGGCTCTCTGCGTCGTGCTCGCGGCGATCGACATCGCCCTCGCCGCCGACCCGCGCCGGGTCGAGATCACTCGCACGCTGCCGGAGCGGGCGCTGCGCGACGAGCCGGTGACCGGCGAACTGCGGGTGCGCAACCTCGGTACCCGCCTTCTGCGCGCTGTCGTGCGCGACGCGTGGCAGCCGACGGCCGGGGCGCCCGACGAGCGGCAGCGTTTCACCGTGCCGCCCGGCGAGCGACGGGGAGCTGCGCTGTCGTTGCTCCCGCGGCGCCGGGGCGAGTTGCGCAGCGCCTTCGTCACCGTGCGCGCCGCGGGTCCCCTGGGGCTCGCCGGCCGACAGGCGGTGGTCGACGCCCCCGGGCGTCTGCGCGTCCTGCCCCCGTTCACTTCCCGGCGACACCTCCCCTCGCGACTCGCCCGCCTGCGCGAGCTCGACGGCAACACCTCGCTGCAGGTGCGCGGGCAGGGCACCGAGTTCGACAGCCTGCGCGAGTACGTGCGGGGCGACGACGTGCGCTCGATCGACTGGCGGGCGACGGCGCGCGCCGGAACGACCATGCTGCGCACCTGGCGTCCCGAGCGCGATCGGCACGTCGTCATCGTCATCGACACCGGACGCACGGCCGCCGCCCGCGTGGGTGACGGCGTGCGGCTGGATGCCGCGATGGAGGCCGCTCTGCTGCTGTCGGTGCTCGCGACGCGCGCCGGTGACCACGTGCACCTCCTCCTGTTCGATCGCGTGACCCGCGCGCGCGTCACCCGCACCGATGGCGCGCAGCTGCTGCCCGCGCTGGTCGAGGCGATGGCGCCCGTCGACCCGCAACTCATCGACACCGACTGGGACGCCGCCTTCGCGCAGGTGCGGGGCCTCTCGGTGCGCCCCGCGCTGGTCGTGCTGCTGACGGCCGCCGACGACCCCGAAGCCGCACGCGCGTTCCTCGCGTCGCTCCCGGCGGTCGCGGCGCGATCGCGGCTGCTGGTGGCGACGGCGACCGACGGCCCGGGCGACGCCCCGGCCCACCGCGACGCCGCCGACGTGTACGCCGCCGCCGCGATCGAGCGCGCGCGGCATGACGCCGACCGGGTGCGGGCGGCCGTGGTCCGCGCCGGGGGCGACGCCGTCTCGGCGTCGGCCGACGATCTGCCGCCGCTCGTCGCCGACCGCTACCTCGCGCTGAAGGCGGCCGGGCGCCTGTAG
- a CDS encoding 3-oxoacyl-ACP synthase III: protein MPGNATTRFDDVALVSVASVLPGRVTTSDDIEDRLAPALHRLKLKPGLLRRVAGVNERRNWAAGESSDEATIAAGKQALAEAGVDPSEIGLIINTSVTRKHLEPSVAVRLHHGLGLPSSAINFDVANACLGFINGMSLAAGMIQSGQVRYALIVNGEDADEIQVNTINRLVREDLDRDAFMQEFASLTLGSGAAAAVLGRASDHPEGHRLVGGVTRAATEFYDLCVGSVDGMFTDAKALLKGGLDLVVSAWKEAKGEFSWTGMDRYITHQVSSVHTSAIVRAAKLDRTRVPVTYPHLGNVGPASIPITLADEQHTLRRGDRVLLMGVGSGLNTGMLELAW from the coding sequence TTGCCAGGAAACGCCACGACACGCTTCGACGATGTGGCCCTCGTATCGGTGGCGAGCGTTCTGCCCGGCCGGGTCACGACGTCGGACGACATCGAGGATCGGCTCGCTCCCGCGTTGCACCGGCTGAAGTTGAAGCCCGGTCTGCTCCGTCGCGTGGCCGGCGTCAACGAGCGTCGCAACTGGGCCGCGGGCGAGTCCTCCGACGAGGCGACCATCGCCGCGGGCAAGCAGGCACTGGCCGAGGCGGGCGTGGATCCGAGCGAGATCGGCCTGATCATCAACACCTCCGTCACCCGCAAGCACTTGGAGCCCTCGGTCGCCGTCCGCCTGCATCACGGCCTCGGTCTGCCCAGCTCCGCCATCAACTTCGACGTGGCCAACGCGTGCCTCGGCTTCATCAACGGTATGAGCCTCGCCGCGGGCATGATCCAGTCGGGCCAGGTGCGCTACGCGCTCATCGTCAACGGCGAGGACGCCGACGAGATCCAGGTCAACACGATCAACCGGCTCGTGCGCGAAGACCTCGATCGCGACGCGTTCATGCAGGAGTTCGCATCGCTGACCCTCGGCTCCGGCGCGGCCGCCGCCGTGCTCGGACGCGCGAGCGACCATCCCGAGGGTCACCGCCTGGTCGGCGGCGTCACCCGCGCCGCGACCGAGTTCTACGACCTCTGCGTCGGCAGCGTCGACGGCATGTTCACCGACGCCAAAGCCCTGCTCAAGGGGGGCCTCGACCTCGTCGTCTCGGCGTGGAAAGAAGCCAAGGGCGAGTTCTCGTGGACGGGGATGGACCGGTACATCACGCACCAGGTCTCGTCCGTGCACACCTCCGCGATCGTCCGTGCCGCCAAGCTCGACCGCACCCGCGTGCCCGTCACGTACCCCCACCTGGGCAACGTCGGTCCGGCATCCATTCCCATCACCCTCGCCGACGAGCAGCACACGCTCCGCCGGGGTGATCGCGTCCTGCTGATGGGGGTGGGCTCCGGGCTGAACACCGGCATGCTGGAGCTGGCCTGGTGA
- a CDS encoding alpha/beta fold hydrolase codes for MRVTAPAATLPPAGLPGLDPSLSRLVDVSGAAADAGRTRTWHVLDTGPSLAERGIEPRGTIVAVHGNPTWSYLWRALVNTSLDRAVAGATPWRVVAVDQLEMGFSERTTLRRTLAQRIADLDALVTTLDLAGPVVTIGHDWGGPVSLGWAVENRDRLAAVIALNTAVHHPDGAPLPFALRVATARGMLAAGTTGTTAFLDTTLALADLDPAVRAAFRSPYATVARRRGIGGFVADIPATATDESTPALRRMSTGLRDLDVPALFLRGPKDPVFGEGHLDDLTERMPHADVHRFEGAGHLIAEERPYADVVLDWLDEKVVALPGATPADAAPAETRAGRAKAARAQAELDGAGDTAPAGRLWDALVARRDDDDTAVIDMSTARDGAPLRVSWRQLSTRVDELAAGLDAFGVRAGDRVSLLVPPGPTLTAALYACLRIGAVVVVADRGLGIRGLSRAVRGAVPDVVIGEVAGLAAARALGWPGRRVSAASLPSVTSRALGVEASLSDLARAGRGRALPAAPDADALAAILFTSGSTGPAKGVVYTHAQLAALRDTLAAHFGVTADTGLVTGFAPFALLGPALGTRSATPDMDVSAPRTLTATAVAAAVRASDARIVFLSPAAVHNVVATSGALDADDRAALARVDTFLSTGAPVGIDLLRRAQELMPRATAHTPYGMTECLLVADVTLPEIERAAVTGDRGVCVGRPLGTGQVRISAIGPDGRATGEPSTDAGVTGEVVISAPHLKRGYFRLYLTDREARRGVADRWHRTGDVGHLDADGRLWIEGRLPHVITTAEGPVTPVGIEQDAETVPAVERAAAVGVGPIGRQVVVAVVEAGARRPGLATPELTEAVRASTAQSLAAVLVVPALPTDIRHNSKIDRSRLAAWAERLLAGAKPTAP; via the coding sequence GTGAGGGTCACCGCCCCCGCCGCCACTCTTCCCCCGGCCGGGCTGCCCGGGCTCGATCCGTCGCTCTCTCGACTGGTCGATGTGTCCGGCGCCGCCGCCGACGCGGGGCGCACGCGCACCTGGCACGTGCTCGACACCGGTCCCTCCCTCGCCGAACGCGGCATCGAGCCCCGCGGCACCATCGTGGCGGTGCACGGCAATCCGACGTGGTCGTACCTCTGGCGGGCCCTGGTGAACACCTCCCTCGACCGCGCCGTAGCCGGGGCGACCCCGTGGCGCGTCGTCGCCGTCGACCAGCTCGAGATGGGCTTCTCGGAGCGCACGACGCTCCGCCGCACGCTCGCGCAGCGCATCGCCGACCTCGACGCCCTCGTGACGACGCTCGACCTCGCCGGCCCGGTCGTCACCATCGGCCACGACTGGGGCGGACCCGTCTCGCTCGGCTGGGCCGTCGAGAACCGCGACCGCCTCGCGGCCGTCATCGCCCTCAACACCGCCGTGCATCACCCCGACGGTGCCCCCCTGCCCTTCGCCCTGCGGGTGGCGACGGCGCGCGGAATGCTCGCCGCGGGCACCACCGGCACCACGGCGTTCCTCGACACCACCCTCGCGCTGGCCGATCTCGACCCGGCCGTGCGGGCGGCGTTCCGTTCCCCGTACGCCACCGTGGCCCGTCGCCGCGGCATCGGCGGGTTCGTGGCCGACATCCCGGCCACCGCGACCGACGAGAGCACTCCGGCGCTCCGTCGGATGTCGACGGGGCTCCGCGACCTCGACGTCCCCGCGCTCTTCCTGCGCGGACCGAAGGACCCCGTGTTCGGCGAGGGCCACCTCGACGATCTCACCGAGCGGATGCCGCACGCCGACGTGCATCGTTTCGAAGGCGCCGGGCACCTCATCGCCGAGGAGCGCCCCTACGCCGACGTCGTGCTCGACTGGCTCGACGAGAAGGTCGTCGCTCTCCCCGGCGCGACCCCCGCCGACGCCGCCCCCGCCGAGACCCGCGCGGGCCGCGCGAAGGCGGCACGCGCGCAAGCGGAGCTCGACGGTGCGGGCGACACCGCCCCCGCCGGTCGCCTGTGGGACGCCCTCGTCGCCCGCCGCGACGACGACGACACCGCCGTGATCGACATGAGCACCGCGCGCGACGGCGCGCCGCTGCGCGTGAGCTGGCGGCAGCTGTCGACCCGCGTCGACGAGCTCGCCGCCGGTCTCGACGCCTTCGGCGTGCGCGCGGGCGACCGCGTCTCGCTCCTGGTGCCACCCGGACCCACCCTGACCGCGGCGTTGTATGCGTGCCTGCGCATCGGCGCCGTCGTGGTCGTGGCCGACCGGGGTCTCGGCATCCGGGGTCTGTCGCGTGCCGTGCGCGGCGCCGTTCCCGACGTCGTCATCGGCGAGGTCGCCGGTCTCGCCGCCGCCCGCGCGCTCGGATGGCCGGGGCGCCGGGTGTCGGCCGCCTCTCTGCCGTCGGTGACCTCGCGCGCTCTCGGCGTCGAGGCGAGCCTGTCGGACCTCGCGCGCGCCGGCCGCGGGCGCGCGCTGCCCGCCGCCCCCGACGCCGATGCCCTGGCGGCCATCCTGTTCACCTCGGGGTCCACGGGACCGGCGAAGGGCGTCGTGTACACGCACGCGCAACTCGCGGCCCTGCGCGACACCCTGGCCGCGCACTTCGGCGTCACGGCCGACACCGGTCTGGTGACGGGCTTCGCGCCGTTCGCGCTGCTGGGCCCGGCGCTCGGTACGCGTTCGGCGACCCCCGACATGGACGTCTCGGCGCCGCGCACCCTCACCGCCACGGCGGTGGCCGCAGCCGTCCGCGCCTCCGACGCCCGCATCGTGTTCCTCTCGCCCGCCGCGGTGCACAACGTCGTCGCCACCTCAGGCGCCCTCGACGCCGACGACCGCGCCGCCCTCGCCCGCGTCGACACCTTCCTCTCGACGGGTGCCCCCGTGGGCATCGACCTGCTGCGCCGTGCGCAGGAGCTCATGCCCCGTGCGACCGCGCATACCCCGTACGGCATGACCGAGTGCCTGCTCGTCGCCGATGTGACCCTGCCCGAGATCGAGCGGGCGGCGGTGACGGGCGACCGCGGCGTCTGCGTCGGCCGTCCCCTCGGCACGGGCCAGGTGCGCATCTCGGCGATCGGCCCCGACGGCCGTGCCACGGGAGAGCCGTCGACCGATGCCGGTGTGACGGGCGAGGTCGTCATCTCGGCCCCGCACCTCAAGCGCGGATACTTCCGCCTCTACCTCACCGACCGCGAGGCCCGCCGCGGGGTCGCCGACCGCTGGCACCGCACGGGTGACGTGGGTCACCTCGACGCCGACGGACGCCTGTGGATCGAGGGGCGACTCCCCCACGTCATCACGACCGCCGAGGGTCCCGTCACCCCGGTCGGCATCGAGCAGGATGCCGAGACCGTGCCCGCCGTCGAACGCGCGGCCGCGGTCGGGGTCGGCCCCATCGGTCGACAGGTCGTCGTGGCCGTGGTCGAGGCCGGCGCGCGGCGCCCGGGGCTGGCGACGCCGGAACTGACCGAGGCCGTCCGCGCCTCGACGGCGCAGTCGCTGGCCGCCGTGCTGGTGGTGCCGGCGCTGCCCACCGACATCCGCCACAACTCCAAGATCGACCGCTCGCGCCTCGCCGCGTGGGCCGAGCGTCTGCTCGCCGGCGCGAAGCCGACGGCGCCGTGA
- a CDS encoding NAD(P)-dependent oxidoreductase, whose protein sequence is MRVLATGASGFLGGAVVRALHDAGHQVRTLQRRPSRVDGAEDRLGSVTDPDAVASALEGVDGVVHLAAKVSLAGDPAQFRAVNVEGTRTLLDAASAAGVRRIVHVSSPSVAHAGHALAGVGAEPADPEAAHGEYARSKAEAELIALSRAGGDTALVAIRPHLVWGPGDTQLIARAIDRARRGRLPLLNGGTALIDSTYVDNAASGIVAALDRVDEVSGRAYVLTNGEPRPVGDLLAGICRASGVEPPRFSVPAGLARAAGALVERVWAVRPGEDEPPMTRFLAEQLSTAHWFDQTEIRRDLRWTPAVSLDEGLRRLSLA, encoded by the coding sequence GTGAGGGTCCTCGCCACCGGCGCGTCCGGCTTCCTCGGCGGCGCCGTCGTGCGTGCCCTGCACGACGCCGGTCATCAGGTGCGCACGCTGCAGCGCCGCCCCTCGCGCGTCGACGGCGCCGAGGATCGCCTCGGTTCCGTGACGGATCCGGATGCCGTGGCATCCGCCCTCGAGGGTGTCGACGGCGTGGTGCATCTGGCCGCGAAGGTGTCGCTGGCGGGAGACCCCGCGCAGTTCCGGGCCGTGAACGTGGAAGGCACGCGGACGCTCCTCGACGCCGCGTCGGCCGCCGGTGTCCGGCGCATCGTGCACGTGTCGTCGCCGTCGGTCGCACACGCCGGTCACGCCCTGGCCGGCGTCGGGGCCGAGCCCGCCGACCCCGAAGCCGCGCACGGCGAGTACGCCCGCTCCAAGGCCGAGGCCGAGCTGATCGCCCTCTCGCGCGCGGGCGGCGACACCGCCCTGGTCGCGATCCGCCCGCACCTCGTGTGGGGGCCGGGCGACACCCAGCTGATCGCCCGCGCGATCGACCGCGCCCGCCGGGGTCGACTCCCGTTGCTCAACGGGGGAACCGCGCTCATCGATTCCACGTACGTCGACAACGCGGCATCCGGGATCGTCGCCGCGTTGGACCGTGTCGACGAGGTGAGCGGTCGCGCGTACGTGCTGACCAACGGCGAGCCGCGCCCGGTCGGCGACCTGCTCGCCGGGATCTGCCGCGCTTCGGGCGTCGAACCGCCGCGGTTCAGCGTGCCGGCGGGGCTGGCTCGCGCGGCCGGCGCCCTCGTCGAGCGCGTGTGGGCCGTGCGCCCGGGTGAGGACGAACCTCCCATGACGCGCTTCCTCGCCGAGCAACTGTCGACCGCGCACTGGTTCGACCAGACCGAGATCCGCCGCGACCTGCGCTGGACGCCCGCGGTCTCGCTCGACGAGGGTCTGCGCCGCCTGTCGCTCGCCTGA